A genomic segment from Thermotoga sp. encodes:
- a CDS encoding TrkA family potassium uptake protein, with the protein MIIIGGETTAYYLARSMTSRKYGVVLINKDRELCEEFAKKLRATVIHGDGSQKEVLRDAEPSKNDVVVILTPRDEVNLFIAQLAMKEFGVRRVVSLVNDPGNIEIFKKMGITTVLNLTTLITNTVEALIFPEEFSSIIPLEQGIEFLNVTVEEENPAAGKKLKDLNLPRGSIVAAIVRGGVLVVPRGDTEILPGDRLYVITNTETKEKVEEVLLGR; encoded by the coding sequence GTGATCATAATAGGCGGTGAAACGACGGCATACTATCTGGCACGTTCCATGACATCCCGGAAATACGGTGTGGTACTGATAAACAAAGACAGAGAGCTCTGTGAAGAGTTCGCCAAAAAGTTGAGGGCAACGGTGATACATGGGGACGGAAGCCAGAAGGAGGTGCTCAGAGACGCAGAACCTTCGAAAAACGACGTGGTGGTAATCCTGACCCCGAGGGATGAGGTAAACCTCTTCATAGCTCAGCTGGCGATGAAGGAGTTTGGTGTAAGACGGGTAGTGAGCCTGGTGAACGATCCTGGGAACATAGAGATCTTCAAAAAGATGGGCATCACAACCGTTCTGAACCTCACCACCTTGATAACGAACACGGTGGAGGCTCTGATCTTTCCCGAGGAGTTTTCCAGTATTATCCCGCTGGAACAAGGAATTGAGTTCTTGAACGTGACAGTGGAGGAGGAAAACCCGGCTGCAGGGAAGAAGTTGAAAGACCTGAATCTGCCCAGGGGTAGCATCGTAGCAGCCATTGTTCGAGGAGGAGTCCTCGTGGTTCCCAGGGGAGACACGGAGATTCTTCCTGGTGATAGACTGTATGTGATCACAAACACAGAAACCAAAGAAAAAGTAGAAGAAGTGCTGCTTGGAAGGTGA